The following proteins are co-located in the Solea solea chromosome 21, fSolSol10.1, whole genome shotgun sequence genome:
- the LOC131448507 gene encoding hemoglobin subunit beta-like, giving the protein MVVWTESELSIINSIFDSLDYEDIGPKALSRCLIVYPWTQRYFGGFGNLYNAAAIKSNPNIAAHGIKILHGLDRAVKNMDSIKETYAELSTLHSEKLHVDPDNFTLLGNCLTIEIAAKLGDGFTAETQGTFQKFLAVVVNALGKQYH; this is encoded by the exons ATGGTTGTCTGGACTGAATCAGAGCTCAGCATCATCAACAGCATCTTTGATAGCCTGGACTATGAGGACATCGGCCCCAAGGCTCTGTCcag GTGTCTGATCGTTTACCCCTGGACTCAGAGGTATTTTGGTGGCTTTGGTAACCTCTACAATGCCGCTGCCATCAAGAGCAACCCCAACATCGCAGCTCACGGAATCAAGATACTCCACGGTCTGGACCGCGCTGTGAAGAACATGGACAGCATCAAGGAAACCTATGCCGAGCTGAGCACCCTGCACTCTGAGAAGCTGCACGTCGACCCCGACAACTTCACG CTGCTGGGCAACTGTTTGACCATCGAAATCGCTGCCAAACTGGGAGACGGCTTCACCGCAGAGACCCAGGGCACCTTCCAGAAGTTCTTGGCTGTGGTGGTGAATGCTCTGGGAAAACAGTACCACTGA
- the LOC131448094 gene encoding hemoglobin subunit beta-like, whose amino-acid sequence MVVWTESELSIINSIFSSLDYEDIGPKALSRCLIVYPWTQRYFGGFGNLYNAAAIKSNPNIAAHGIKILHGLDRAVKNMDNIKETYAELSTLHSEKLHVDPDNFTLLGNCLTIEIAAKLGDDFTAETQGTFQKFLAVVVNALGKQYH is encoded by the exons ATGGTTGTCTGGACTGAATCAGAGCTTAGCATCATCAACAGCATCTTCTCCAGCCTGGACTATGAGGACATCGGCCCCAAGGCTCTGTCcag GTGTCTGATCGTTTACCCCTGGACTCAGAGGTATTTCGGTGGCTTTGGTAACCTCTACAATGCTGCCGCCATCAAGAGCAACCCCAACATCGCAGCTCACGGAATCAAGATACTCCACGGTCTGGACCGCGCTGTGAAGAACATGGACAACATCAAGGAAACCTATGCCGAGCTGAGCACCCTGCACTCTGAGAAGCTGCACGTCGACCCCGACAACTTCACG CTGCTGGGCAACTGTTTGACCATCGAAATCGCTGCCAAACTGGGAGACGACTTCACCGCAGAGACCCAGGGCACCTTCCAGAAGTTCCTGGCTGTGGTGGTGAATGCTCTGGGAAAACAGTACCACTGA
- the hbae4 gene encoding hemoglobin subunit alpha-D-like, with the protein MLSKKEKELIIEIWEKLTPVAADIGSDALLRMFASYPGTKTYFSHLDISARSRHLLFHGKKIVQAITEGAKDISQLTVTLAPLQTLHAYQLRIDPINFKLFSHCMLVALACHMGDDFTAVAHAAMDKFLSAFAAVLAEKYR; encoded by the exons aTGCTTtcaaagaaagagaaggagctgaTAATAGAAATATGGGAGAAACTGACTCCTGTGGCTGCAGACATCGGCTCAGACGCTCTCCTTAG GATGTTCGCCTCTTATCCGGGCACCAAGACATACTTTTCCCACCTGGACATCAGCGCCCGCTCCCGTCACCTGCTCTTCCACGGGAAGAAGATCGTCCAGGCCATCACCGAGGGAGCCAAAGACATCAGCCAGCTGACCGTCACGCTGGCTCCCCTGCAGACGCTGCACGCCTACCAACTCCGGATAGACCCGATTAACTTCAAG CTCTTCTCACACTGTATGCTCGTCGCGCTGGCCTGTCACATGGGCGACGACTTCACAGCTGTCGCACATGCGGCCATGGACAAGTTCCTGTCGGCCTTCGCTGCCGTACTCGCAGAGAAATACAGATGA